In a genomic window of Lycium ferocissimum isolate CSIRO_LF1 chromosome 9, AGI_CSIRO_Lferr_CH_V1, whole genome shotgun sequence:
- the LOC132029603 gene encoding uncharacterized protein LOC132029603 isoform X2, whose product MEEGQCEEEVLGSSLTMEKVAAAKQFIENHYKTQMKTIQQRKERRWVLERKLASSDVPKEEQMHLIKDLEQKETEYMRLKRHKICVDDFELLTIIGRGAYGEVRLCREKKSGNIYAMKKLKKSEMLIRGQVEHVRAERNLLAEVASHCIVKLYYSFQDAEYLYLVMEYLPGGDMMTLLMREDTLSESVAKFYIAQSVLAIESIHKHHYIHRDIKPDNLLLDKNGHMKLSDFGLCKPLDRRTLSTLKENEAMDDENIKDPMDIDSTFPDTNDGNTWKSPREKLHHWQINRRKLAFSTVGTPDYIAPEVLLKKGYGMECDWWSLGAIMYEMLIGYPPFYADDPITTCRKIVHWRNHLRFPEDIKLSHEAKDLICRLLCDVEHRLGTGGSNQIKAHPWFKDIVWDRLYEMEAAFKPEVNGELDTQNFMKYDEMDTPTSARSGSGPSRKMSLTPKDLSFVGYTYKNFDAVKALRNSSDPTRDTSPRRIDSIFGNSKDYLSTNATAGEIDTEMITSTGCSPLYQHSKWFSLHFAASSYKCTVVLEKLG is encoded by the exons ATGGAGGAAGGACAGTGTGAAGAGGAAGTGCTTGGTTCAAGCTTAACAATGGAGAAAGTTGCTGCTGCTAAGCAATTTATTGAGAATCACTACAAGACCCAAATGAAGACTATTCAACAACGCAAAGAAAG gCGTTGGGTTCTAGAAAGAAAGCTAGCATCTTCAGATGTGCCTAAAGAAGAGCAAATGCATCTAATCAAAGATCTAGAGCAAAAGGAGACAGAGTATATGAGACTGAAGAGGCACAAAATATGtgtggatgattttgaacttcTAACAATTATTGGCAGAGGAGCCTATGGTGAG GTAAGATTATGCAGGGAGAAGAAATCCGGCAACATTTATGCCATGAAGAAGTTAAAGAAATCTGAAATGCTCATCAGAGGACAG gTGGAGCATGTGAGAGCTGAAAGAAATTTATTGGCAGAAGTGGCCAGCCATTGCATTGTAAAATTATACTACTCATTCCAAGATGCTGAATATCTTTACCTTGTCATGGAGTATCTTCCTGGCGGTGACATGATGACTCTGCTGATGAGAGAAGACACATTGTCTGAAAGTGTAGCTAAATTTTATATTGCTCAGAGTGTCCTAGCTATAGAATccattcacaagcatcattaCATTCACAG agatATCAAACCTGACAACCTTCTTTTGGACAAAAACGGTCACATGAAGCTCTCTGATTTTGGTCTCTGTAAGCCTCTTGATCGTAGAACGTTATCCacattaaaagaaaatgaagcaaTGGATGATGAGAATATAAAGGACCCTATGGATATAGATAGCACCTTCCCAGATACCAATGATGGAAATACGTGGAAAAGCCCCCGCGAAAAACTTCATCATTGGCAGATAAACAGGAGGAAATTG GCATTTTCAACAGTTGGTACACCAGACTATATTGCTCCTGAGGTACTATTGAAGAAAGGATATGGAATGGAATGTGATTG GTGGTCCCTTGGTGCAATTATGTACGAAATGCTCATTGGTTATCCTCCATTCTACGCTGATGATCCAATAACTACTTGCAGAAAG ATAGTTCACTGGAGAAATCACCTAAGGTTTCCTGAAGATATCAAACTCTCACATGAGGCAAAGGATCTTATTTGCAGGTTACTATGTGATGTTGAACATAGACTGGGTACTGGAGGTTCTAACCAAATAAAG GCTCACCCTTGGTTCAAGGATATTGTATGGGATAGGCTGTATGAAATGGAAGCAGCCTTCAAACCAGAAGTTAATGGAGAGCTGGACACCCAGAATtttatgaagtatgatgag ATGGATACTCCAACATCAGCAAGATCTGGTTCAGGACCTTCTCGGAAG ATGTCATTAACTCCCAAAGATCTAAGTTTTGTGGGCTATACGTACAAAAACTTTGACGCTGTCAAGGCACTACGCAACTCTTCTG ATCCTACAAGGGACACATCACCTAGGCGCATTGATTCCATATTCG GTAATTCTAAGGACTATCTTTCAACAAATGCAACAGCTGGAGAAATAGATACAGAGATGATAACGTCAACCG GTTGCTCACCTCTTTATCAGCATTCAAAGTGGTTCTCTCTGCATTTCGCGGCATCATCATATAAGTGTACAGTAGTGCTTGAGAAACTTGGTTGA
- the LOC132029603 gene encoding uncharacterized protein LOC132029603 isoform X1: MEEGQCEEEVLGSSLTMEKVAAAKQFIENHYKTQMKTIQQRKERRWVLERKLASSDVPKEEQMHLIKDLEQKETEYMRLKRHKICVDDFELLTIIGRGAYGEVRLCREKKSGNIYAMKKLKKSEMLIRGQVEHVRAERNLLAEVASHCIVKLYYSFQDAEYLYLVMEYLPGGDMMTLLMREDTLSESVAKFYIAQSVLAIESIHKHHYIHRDIKPDNLLLDKNGHMKLSDFGLCKPLDRRTLSTLKENEAMDDENIKDPMDIDSTFPDTNDGNTWKSPREKLHHWQINRRKLAFSTVGTPDYIAPEVLLKKGYGMECDWWSLGAIMYEMLIGYPPFYADDPITTCRKIVHWRNHLRFPEDIKLSHEAKDLICRLLCDVEHRLGTGGSNQIKAHPWFKDIVWDRLYEMEAAFKPEVNGELDTQNFMKYDEMSLTPKDLSFVGYTYKNFDAVKALRNSSDPTRDTSPRRIDSIFGNSKDYLSTNATAGEIDTEMITSTGCSPLYQHSKWFSLHFAASSYKCTVVLEKLG; the protein is encoded by the exons ATGGAGGAAGGACAGTGTGAAGAGGAAGTGCTTGGTTCAAGCTTAACAATGGAGAAAGTTGCTGCTGCTAAGCAATTTATTGAGAATCACTACAAGACCCAAATGAAGACTATTCAACAACGCAAAGAAAG gCGTTGGGTTCTAGAAAGAAAGCTAGCATCTTCAGATGTGCCTAAAGAAGAGCAAATGCATCTAATCAAAGATCTAGAGCAAAAGGAGACAGAGTATATGAGACTGAAGAGGCACAAAATATGtgtggatgattttgaacttcTAACAATTATTGGCAGAGGAGCCTATGGTGAG GTAAGATTATGCAGGGAGAAGAAATCCGGCAACATTTATGCCATGAAGAAGTTAAAGAAATCTGAAATGCTCATCAGAGGACAG gTGGAGCATGTGAGAGCTGAAAGAAATTTATTGGCAGAAGTGGCCAGCCATTGCATTGTAAAATTATACTACTCATTCCAAGATGCTGAATATCTTTACCTTGTCATGGAGTATCTTCCTGGCGGTGACATGATGACTCTGCTGATGAGAGAAGACACATTGTCTGAAAGTGTAGCTAAATTTTATATTGCTCAGAGTGTCCTAGCTATAGAATccattcacaagcatcattaCATTCACAG agatATCAAACCTGACAACCTTCTTTTGGACAAAAACGGTCACATGAAGCTCTCTGATTTTGGTCTCTGTAAGCCTCTTGATCGTAGAACGTTATCCacattaaaagaaaatgaagcaaTGGATGATGAGAATATAAAGGACCCTATGGATATAGATAGCACCTTCCCAGATACCAATGATGGAAATACGTGGAAAAGCCCCCGCGAAAAACTTCATCATTGGCAGATAAACAGGAGGAAATTG GCATTTTCAACAGTTGGTACACCAGACTATATTGCTCCTGAGGTACTATTGAAGAAAGGATATGGAATGGAATGTGATTG GTGGTCCCTTGGTGCAATTATGTACGAAATGCTCATTGGTTATCCTCCATTCTACGCTGATGATCCAATAACTACTTGCAGAAAG ATAGTTCACTGGAGAAATCACCTAAGGTTTCCTGAAGATATCAAACTCTCACATGAGGCAAAGGATCTTATTTGCAGGTTACTATGTGATGTTGAACATAGACTGGGTACTGGAGGTTCTAACCAAATAAAG GCTCACCCTTGGTTCAAGGATATTGTATGGGATAGGCTGTATGAAATGGAAGCAGCCTTCAAACCAGAAGTTAATGGAGAGCTGGACACCCAGAATtttatgaagtatgatgag ATGTCATTAACTCCCAAAGATCTAAGTTTTGTGGGCTATACGTACAAAAACTTTGACGCTGTCAAGGCACTACGCAACTCTTCTG ATCCTACAAGGGACACATCACCTAGGCGCATTGATTCCATATTCG GTAATTCTAAGGACTATCTTTCAACAAATGCAACAGCTGGAGAAATAGATACAGAGATGATAACGTCAACCG GTTGCTCACCTCTTTATCAGCATTCAAAGTGGTTCTCTCTGCATTTCGCGGCATCATCATATAAGTGTACAGTAGTGCTTGAGAAACTTGGTTGA
- the LOC132029602 gene encoding ran-binding protein 1 homolog c-like isoform X1 produces MASNITTTTTTTEAEPKLEKKVEEEENTSAADDEDTGAQVAPIVNLTPVAVSTGEENEDVLLDLKSKLYRFDKEGSQWKERGVGTVKLLKHKETGKVRLVMRQSKTLKICANHLVLPTMSVQEHAGNEKSCVWHAADFADGEVKEETFCIRFASIENCKAFKEKVEEIAESQQTKSGESEEAGAAATELIEKLSVESKDKNDKSEDKEAEAPAPTEEKEDKKEEKADEKN; encoded by the exons GCTGAGCCTaaattagagaagaaagtagaagaagaagaaaacacaAGTGCTGCTGATGATGAAGACACTGGTGCACAAGTTGCTCCAATTGTTAATCTAACACCAGTTGCTGTATCCACtggtgaagaaaatgaagatgttCTTCTTGATCT GAAGTCAAAGTTATACCGATTTGACAAGGAAGGGAGTCAATGGAAAGAGAGAGGTGTTGGGACTGTGAAGCTTCTCAAGCACAAGGAAACTGGAAAGGTTAGGCTTGTCATGAGACAATCCAAGACACTCAAAATCTGTGCCAACCACTTGG TCCTTCCTACTATGTCGGTTCAAGAACATGCTGGGAATGAGAAGTCTTGTGTGTGGCATGCTGCTGATTTTGCTGATGGGGAAGTAAAAGAGGAGACTTTTTGCATCCGTTTTGCTTCAATTGAGA ATTGCAAAGCTTTCAAAGAAAAGGTTGAAGAAATCGCTGAATCTCAACAGACGAAATCCGGAGAAAGTGAAGAAGCTGGTGCTGCTGCTACAGAACTTATCGAAAAGCTTAGTGTCGAAAGCAAAGACAAAAATGACAAGTCTGAAGACAAAGAGGCCGAGGCCCCTGCACCTACAGAGGAAAAGGAAgataagaaggaagaaaaagcTGATGAGAAGAATTAA
- the LOC132029602 gene encoding ran-binding protein 1 homolog c-like isoform X2 — MASSTTTEAEPKLEKKVEEEENTSAADDEDTGAQVAPIVNLTPVAVSTGEENEDVLLDLKSKLYRFDKEGSQWKERGVGTVKLLKHKETGKVRLVMRQSKTLKICANHLVLPTMSVQEHAGNEKSCVWHAADFADGEVKEETFCIRFASIENCKAFKEKVEEIAESQQTKSGESEEAGAAATELIEKLSVESKDKNDKSEDKEAEAPAPTEEKEDKKEEKADEKN, encoded by the exons ATGGCAAGCAGCACTACTACAGAGGCTGAGCCTaaattagagaagaaagtagaagaagaagaaaacacaAGTGCTGCTGATGATGAAGACACTGGTGCACAAGTTGCTCCAATTGTTAATCTAACACCAGTTGCTGTATCCACtggtgaagaaaatgaagatgttCTTCTTGATCT GAAGTCAAAGTTATACCGATTTGACAAGGAAGGGAGTCAATGGAAAGAGAGAGGTGTTGGGACTGTGAAGCTTCTCAAGCACAAGGAAACTGGAAAGGTTAGGCTTGTCATGAGACAATCCAAGACACTCAAAATCTGTGCCAACCACTTGG TCCTTCCTACTATGTCGGTTCAAGAACATGCTGGGAATGAGAAGTCTTGTGTGTGGCATGCTGCTGATTTTGCTGATGGGGAAGTAAAAGAGGAGACTTTTTGCATCCGTTTTGCTTCAATTGAGA ATTGCAAAGCTTTCAAAGAAAAGGTTGAAGAAATCGCTGAATCTCAACAGACGAAATCCGGAGAAAGTGAAGAAGCTGGTGCTGCTGCTACAGAACTTATCGAAAAGCTTAGTGTCGAAAGCAAAGACAAAAATGACAAGTCTGAAGACAAAGAGGCCGAGGCCCCTGCACCTACAGAGGAAAAGGAAgataagaaggaagaaaaagcTGATGAGAAGAATTAA